The Manihot esculenta cultivar AM560-2 chromosome 11, M.esculenta_v8, whole genome shotgun sequence genome includes a region encoding these proteins:
- the LOC110626145 gene encoding uncharacterized protein LOC110626145 isoform X1 — protein MCTYNYDLTLSLVHHSAFQIWDKERNLVGKVHIRERKSMASLTPGVLLRLLQSMNSNVKVRGEYRSVLLQVISIVPALTGSELWPNQGFFVKVSDSSHSTYVSLSKEDNDLIMNNKLQLGQFFYVDRIEAGTPVPILVGVRPVPGRNPFVGNPKDLMQMLVPSEGPVPVESEGTNGSKLKELLEGKEESPRQRIVIKEEKAAVASRYMQGVLTASPKVSGTESSGGGRINEMENNGAGNKKVGLVKEKQQENKGQAQPTTPHRNRPDSVLLKPDVGLSNAKETQMLSRSMSAKCSSNKQETTSLNADKKSSPEISTSWTSLPPGLLKSGKGMVRRRYLASLVAAEAQKEASTAAVLIKCLNMFADLRASASQENPHLSLTKFFTLQQLIDQPNVTIPLKDKSLKISTQFSFSDTEKTSKKTGLSHVKSTLKSPKSSMELGVPEKLEWAKGDGTKEIKELRETVLSETRNWFLKFLEGALDTGFRVAIQEKKGKDIAGRRMEPENNHIAVTLSQLKHANEWLDKQRNNLISENNNGLLESVDRLKQKVYACLLAHVDSAASALENRSDRVR, from the exons ATGTGTACTTATAATTATGATCTAACACTAAGTTTGGTGCATCATTCAGCTTTTCAAATTTGGGATAAAGAAAGGAATTTGGTAGGGAAAGTTCATATAAGGGAACGAAAGAGTATGGCATCTCTTACACCAGGAGTGCTTCTGAGGCTTCTTCAGAGTATGAACTCCAATGTAAAGGTTCGGGGAGAGTATCGGTCTGTTCTATTACAAGTTATCAGCATTGTTCCTGCCTTAACCGGCTCAGAACTATGGCCTAACCAAGGCTTCTTTGTAAAAGTATCTGATTCCTCCCATTCGACCTACGTGTCACTATCCAAGGAAGATAATGACCTAATTATGAATAACAAGTTACAACTTGGACAATTTTTCTATGTTGATAGAATAGAAGCTGGAACCCCAGTTCCAATACTAGTTGGTGTTAGACCAGTTCCAGGGCGAAATCCTTTCGTGGGGAATCCAAAAGATTTGATgcaaatgttagtgccatctgAGGGTCCTGTACCAGTTGAAAGTGAAGGAACTAATGGATCAAAACTGAAGGAGTTATTGGAAGGGAAAGAGGAAAGTCCAAGACAGAGAATTGTTATCAAGGAGGAAAAAGCTGCTGTTGCATCTAGATATATGCAGGGTGTTTTGACAGCAAGTCCTAAAGTAAGTGGAACGGAATCGAGTGGAGGTGGGAGAATCAATGAGATGGAGAACAATGGTGCAGGTAATAAGAAGGTTGGCTTAGTGAAAGAGAAACAACAAGAAAACAAAGGTCAG GCACAGCCAACTACTCCTCATCGAAATCGACCTGACTCAGTTTTGTTAAAGCCAGATGTTGGTTTATCAAACGCCAAGGAGACTCAAATGCTTTCCAGGAGCATGTCTGCAAAATGTTCGTCAAATAAACAGGAAACCACAAGCTTGAATGCAGACAAAAAATCTTCTCCTGAGATTTCAACATCATGGACCTCTCTCCCTCCAGGCCTCTTGAAGTCTGGAAAG GGAATGGTTAGAAGGAGATATTTAGCTTCTTTGGTTGCAGCAGAAGCTCAGAAAGAAGCATCTACAGCTGCAGTTCTTATCAAGTGCCTCAA CATGTTTGCCGATCTCCGCGCCTCTGCCTCACAAGAGAACCCCCATCTCTCTCTGACCAAGTTCTTCACACTGCAACAGCTCATCGACCAACCAAACGTAACAATCCCATTAAAAGATAAATCACTCAAGATATCCACTCAATTTTCATTTTCTGACACAGAAAAAACAAGCAAAAAGACAGGTCTAAGTCATGTTAAGAGTACATTGAAGTCTCCAAAGTCTTCAATGGAGTTAGGTGTACCTGAGAAGCTGGAGTGGGCTAAAGGAGATGGCACAAAAGAAATCAAGGAATTAAGGGAGACTGTCTTGAGTGAAACAAGAAATTGGTTTTTGAAATTCTTGGAAGGAGCCTTGGATACCGGGTTTCGGGTTGCTATCCAGGAGAAAAAGGGTAAGGACATTGCTGGTCGGAGAATGGAACCTGAGAACAACCATATTGCTGTGACATTGTCACAGCTCAAGCATGCAAATGAGTGGCTAGATAAACAAAGAAACAACTTGATCTCTGAAAATAATAATGGATTATTGGAGAGTGTTGATCGGTTGAAGCAAAAGGTTtatgcttgtttgcttgctcATGTTGATTCAGCTGCATCAGCTCTAGAGAATCGATCTGATCGAGTTCGATAG
- the LOC110626145 gene encoding uncharacterized protein LOC110626145 isoform X2 produces the protein MCTYNYDLTLSLVHHSAFQIWDKERNLVGKVHIRERKSMASLTPGVLLRLLQSMNSNVKVRGEYRSVLLQVISIVPALTGSELWPNQGFFVKVSDSSHSTYVSLSKEDNDLIMNNKLQLGQFFYVDRIEAGTPVPILVGVRPVPGRNPFVGNPKDLMQMLVPSEGPVPVESEGTNGSKLKELLEGKEESPRQRIVIKEEKAAVASRYMQGVLTASPKVSGTESSGGGRINEMENNGAGNKKVGLVKEKQQENKDVGLSNAKETQMLSRSMSAKCSSNKQETTSLNADKKSSPEISTSWTSLPPGLLKSGKGMVRRRYLASLVAAEAQKEASTAAVLIKCLNMFADLRASASQENPHLSLTKFFTLQQLIDQPNVTIPLKDKSLKISTQFSFSDTEKTSKKTGLSHVKSTLKSPKSSMELGVPEKLEWAKGDGTKEIKELRETVLSETRNWFLKFLEGALDTGFRVAIQEKKGKDIAGRRMEPENNHIAVTLSQLKHANEWLDKQRNNLISENNNGLLESVDRLKQKVYACLLAHVDSAASALENRSDRVR, from the exons ATGTGTACTTATAATTATGATCTAACACTAAGTTTGGTGCATCATTCAGCTTTTCAAATTTGGGATAAAGAAAGGAATTTGGTAGGGAAAGTTCATATAAGGGAACGAAAGAGTATGGCATCTCTTACACCAGGAGTGCTTCTGAGGCTTCTTCAGAGTATGAACTCCAATGTAAAGGTTCGGGGAGAGTATCGGTCTGTTCTATTACAAGTTATCAGCATTGTTCCTGCCTTAACCGGCTCAGAACTATGGCCTAACCAAGGCTTCTTTGTAAAAGTATCTGATTCCTCCCATTCGACCTACGTGTCACTATCCAAGGAAGATAATGACCTAATTATGAATAACAAGTTACAACTTGGACAATTTTTCTATGTTGATAGAATAGAAGCTGGAACCCCAGTTCCAATACTAGTTGGTGTTAGACCAGTTCCAGGGCGAAATCCTTTCGTGGGGAATCCAAAAGATTTGATgcaaatgttagtgccatctgAGGGTCCTGTACCAGTTGAAAGTGAAGGAACTAATGGATCAAAACTGAAGGAGTTATTGGAAGGGAAAGAGGAAAGTCCAAGACAGAGAATTGTTATCAAGGAGGAAAAAGCTGCTGTTGCATCTAGATATATGCAGGGTGTTTTGACAGCAAGTCCTAAAGTAAGTGGAACGGAATCGAGTGGAGGTGGGAGAATCAATGAGATGGAGAACAATGGTGCAGGTAATAAGAAGGTTGGCTTAGTGAAAGAGAAACAACAAGAAAACAAAG ATGTTGGTTTATCAAACGCCAAGGAGACTCAAATGCTTTCCAGGAGCATGTCTGCAAAATGTTCGTCAAATAAACAGGAAACCACAAGCTTGAATGCAGACAAAAAATCTTCTCCTGAGATTTCAACATCATGGACCTCTCTCCCTCCAGGCCTCTTGAAGTCTGGAAAG GGAATGGTTAGAAGGAGATATTTAGCTTCTTTGGTTGCAGCAGAAGCTCAGAAAGAAGCATCTACAGCTGCAGTTCTTATCAAGTGCCTCAA CATGTTTGCCGATCTCCGCGCCTCTGCCTCACAAGAGAACCCCCATCTCTCTCTGACCAAGTTCTTCACACTGCAACAGCTCATCGACCAACCAAACGTAACAATCCCATTAAAAGATAAATCACTCAAGATATCCACTCAATTTTCATTTTCTGACACAGAAAAAACAAGCAAAAAGACAGGTCTAAGTCATGTTAAGAGTACATTGAAGTCTCCAAAGTCTTCAATGGAGTTAGGTGTACCTGAGAAGCTGGAGTGGGCTAAAGGAGATGGCACAAAAGAAATCAAGGAATTAAGGGAGACTGTCTTGAGTGAAACAAGAAATTGGTTTTTGAAATTCTTGGAAGGAGCCTTGGATACCGGGTTTCGGGTTGCTATCCAGGAGAAAAAGGGTAAGGACATTGCTGGTCGGAGAATGGAACCTGAGAACAACCATATTGCTGTGACATTGTCACAGCTCAAGCATGCAAATGAGTGGCTAGATAAACAAAGAAACAACTTGATCTCTGAAAATAATAATGGATTATTGGAGAGTGTTGATCGGTTGAAGCAAAAGGTTtatgcttgtttgcttgctcATGTTGATTCAGCTGCATCAGCTCTAGAGAATCGATCTGATCGAGTTCGATAG
- the LOC110626145 gene encoding uncharacterized protein LOC110626145 isoform X3: MASLTPGVLLRLLQSMNSNVKVRGEYRSVLLQVISIVPALTGSELWPNQGFFVKVSDSSHSTYVSLSKEDNDLIMNNKLQLGQFFYVDRIEAGTPVPILVGVRPVPGRNPFVGNPKDLMQMLVPSEGPVPVESEGTNGSKLKELLEGKEESPRQRIVIKEEKAAVASRYMQGVLTASPKVSGTESSGGGRINEMENNGAGNKKVGLVKEKQQENKGQAQPTTPHRNRPDSVLLKPDVGLSNAKETQMLSRSMSAKCSSNKQETTSLNADKKSSPEISTSWTSLPPGLLKSGKGMVRRRYLASLVAAEAQKEASTAAVLIKCLNMFADLRASASQENPHLSLTKFFTLQQLIDQPNVTIPLKDKSLKISTQFSFSDTEKTSKKTGLSHVKSTLKSPKSSMELGVPEKLEWAKGDGTKEIKELRETVLSETRNWFLKFLEGALDTGFRVAIQEKKGKDIAGRRMEPENNHIAVTLSQLKHANEWLDKQRNNLISENNNGLLESVDRLKQKVYACLLAHVDSAASALENRSDRVR; encoded by the exons ATGGCATCTCTTACACCAGGAGTGCTTCTGAGGCTTCTTCAGAGTATGAACTCCAATGTAAAGGTTCGGGGAGAGTATCGGTCTGTTCTATTACAAGTTATCAGCATTGTTCCTGCCTTAACCGGCTCAGAACTATGGCCTAACCAAGGCTTCTTTGTAAAAGTATCTGATTCCTCCCATTCGACCTACGTGTCACTATCCAAGGAAGATAATGACCTAATTATGAATAACAAGTTACAACTTGGACAATTTTTCTATGTTGATAGAATAGAAGCTGGAACCCCAGTTCCAATACTAGTTGGTGTTAGACCAGTTCCAGGGCGAAATCCTTTCGTGGGGAATCCAAAAGATTTGATgcaaatgttagtgccatctgAGGGTCCTGTACCAGTTGAAAGTGAAGGAACTAATGGATCAAAACTGAAGGAGTTATTGGAAGGGAAAGAGGAAAGTCCAAGACAGAGAATTGTTATCAAGGAGGAAAAAGCTGCTGTTGCATCTAGATATATGCAGGGTGTTTTGACAGCAAGTCCTAAAGTAAGTGGAACGGAATCGAGTGGAGGTGGGAGAATCAATGAGATGGAGAACAATGGTGCAGGTAATAAGAAGGTTGGCTTAGTGAAAGAGAAACAACAAGAAAACAAAGGTCAG GCACAGCCAACTACTCCTCATCGAAATCGACCTGACTCAGTTTTGTTAAAGCCAGATGTTGGTTTATCAAACGCCAAGGAGACTCAAATGCTTTCCAGGAGCATGTCTGCAAAATGTTCGTCAAATAAACAGGAAACCACAAGCTTGAATGCAGACAAAAAATCTTCTCCTGAGATTTCAACATCATGGACCTCTCTCCCTCCAGGCCTCTTGAAGTCTGGAAAG GGAATGGTTAGAAGGAGATATTTAGCTTCTTTGGTTGCAGCAGAAGCTCAGAAAGAAGCATCTACAGCTGCAGTTCTTATCAAGTGCCTCAA CATGTTTGCCGATCTCCGCGCCTCTGCCTCACAAGAGAACCCCCATCTCTCTCTGACCAAGTTCTTCACACTGCAACAGCTCATCGACCAACCAAACGTAACAATCCCATTAAAAGATAAATCACTCAAGATATCCACTCAATTTTCATTTTCTGACACAGAAAAAACAAGCAAAAAGACAGGTCTAAGTCATGTTAAGAGTACATTGAAGTCTCCAAAGTCTTCAATGGAGTTAGGTGTACCTGAGAAGCTGGAGTGGGCTAAAGGAGATGGCACAAAAGAAATCAAGGAATTAAGGGAGACTGTCTTGAGTGAAACAAGAAATTGGTTTTTGAAATTCTTGGAAGGAGCCTTGGATACCGGGTTTCGGGTTGCTATCCAGGAGAAAAAGGGTAAGGACATTGCTGGTCGGAGAATGGAACCTGAGAACAACCATATTGCTGTGACATTGTCACAGCTCAAGCATGCAAATGAGTGGCTAGATAAACAAAGAAACAACTTGATCTCTGAAAATAATAATGGATTATTGGAGAGTGTTGATCGGTTGAAGCAAAAGGTTtatgcttgtttgcttgctcATGTTGATTCAGCTGCATCAGCTCTAGAGAATCGATCTGATCGAGTTCGATAG
- the LOC110625818 gene encoding uncharacterized protein LOC110625818 produces the protein MSRLEIIKMPYVKCSISFFHATVASPFSEFIPAIHRFISLLDFPFNRQNFLRQIMNRGRAPSFSNYSSPGGRSSRAADHSSHRGRHMAVADGDFSDDSFSRRNGTSHSRRRSANPISPSSFTGRSNYRPARVYRPKKPLEDGSIHSEMLQQDQNDSNASDCESKQLESFMACNSGPEGSSAFLSACSSLHDNVMKIQAGQVPTAGAVNEGTLCHDLSSKVNSSTLQNHPLPSLNSNVKDHLLQQERAKSTECNRDSEHQTPVETFDIFLPRTGTPVILKPSLLAKNREKRNEIKRAIEFEGKILRPGMVLLKRYLSMDDQVKMVKLCRELGIGPGGFCQPSYHDGAKMHLRMMCLGRNWDPNTSSYGERRPIDGAKPPKIPHEFCSLVEKAMKDTCALIERNPEASSVEDTFPWMSPDICIVNFYSASGRLGLHQDKDESERSLRKGLPVVSFSIGDEGEFLYGDNRDEKNAMKVILESGDVLIFGGKSRHIFHGVRSVHPNTTPKSLLEETNLRPGRLNLTFREY, from the exons ATGAGTCGCTTGGAAATTATAAAGATGCCATATGTTAAATGTTCCATCTCCTTCTTCCATGCAACTGTTGCCTCGCCATTCTCAGAATTCATACCTGCAATTCACCGATTCATCTCACTCCTTGATTTTCCTTTTAACCGCCAAAACTTCCTTCGCCAAATCATGAATCGCGGCAGAGCTCCTTCCTTCAGCAATTATTCCTCTCCCGGAGGGCGATCCTCCCGTGCCGCTGATCATTCTTCTCATCGTGGCCGCCAT ATGGCTGTTGCAGATGGTGATTTCTCGGATGACTCATTTAGCAGAAGGAATGGAACCTCACATAGCAGAAGGAGAAGTGCAAACCCTATTTCGCCCAGTAGTTTTACTGGGCGTTCAAATTATCGGCCTGCCCGAGTTTATCGACCAAAGAAGCCTTTAGAGGATGGGAGTATCCATTCGGAAATGCTCCAGCAGGATCAAAATGATTCAAATGCTAGTGATTGTGAATCAAAACAACTGGAATCTTTTATGGCTTGCAATTCTGGTCCTGAAGGTAGTTCTGCCTTTTTGTCTGCTTGTTCAAGTTTGCATGATAACGTGATGAAAATTCAGGCTGGACAAGTGCCAACAGCGGGAGCTGTGAATGAGGGGACATTGTGTCATGATCTCTCTTCCAAAGTTAATAGTTCTACCCTGCAAAATCATCCTCTGCCGTCCTTGAATTCTAATGTTAAAGACCACCTATTGCAACAAGAGCGTGCTAAGAGTACTGAATGCAACAGAGATTCTGAGCATCAAACACCGGTTGAAACGTTTGACATTTTTCTGCCAAGGACTGGTACTCCAGTAATTTTGAAGCCTTCTTTGCTTGCGAAGAACAGAGAAAAGCGGAATGAGATCAAGCGAGCTAtagaatttgaaggaaaaatattAAGACCTGGGATGGTTCTTCTGAAAAGATACTTGTCTATGGATGATCAG GTTAAAATGGTAAAGCTATGCCGAGAACTTGGCATAGGCCCTGGAGGTTTCTGCCAACCTAGTTACCATGATGGTGCAAAAATGCATTTAAGAATGATGTGCCTTGGTAGGAATTGGGACCCTAATACTAGTTCGTATGGAGAACGTAGACCAATTGATGGTGCTAAACCACCCAAGATTCCTCATGAATTTTGTAGCTTGGTTGAGAAAGCTATGAAAGACACCTGTGCTCTTATAGAAAGAAATCCTGAAGCAAGCAGTGTAGAAGATACTTTTCCATGGATGTCACCAGACATCTGTATTGTAAATTTTTACTCAGCAAGCGGGCGGCTTGGTCTCCATCAG GATAAAGATGAAAGTGAAAGAAGTCTTAGGAAAGGATTGCCTGTGGTTTCATTTTCAATTGGAGATGAAGGAGAGTTCCTATATGGTGATAACAGAGATGAAAAGAATGCTATGAAAGTTATACTAGAATCAGGAGATGTTCTGATTTTTGGTGGGAAGTCTAGACATATATTTCATGGGGTAAGATCAGTTCACCCCAACACTACCCCGAAGTCTCTGCTTGAAGAAACAAATCTTCGTCCAGGCCGTTTAAATCTAACTTTCAGAGAGTATTGA